The genome window ATAAATCCCGGAGGGTTGGGCTGAAAAATGCTTCTTACTCTTCAGGGTTTTGCTGTACAGAACTATCTTCCCTGTTTTCTTGTGTGAAAGCATTATTTACTTCCGAGCTCTTTATTTCCACATGTGAAGAAGATGATTCATCTTCTGGCTTCCCTTCGCTCTCCCCAGGCTCAGCACCTGCTGCGACCTGTACAGCACGAGCCTTGTCCTGCTCCGCCACCGACAGAAACGGCACATCGACCAGTCCTGCTCTTGGCTCTTCTGTATTCACAATGGGCACTTGTGTTGCAACTGGATTTTCAGCAAGGTTATTAAAAAAGCTCTCAGTCCCTACCTCCACCAGGCCAGCATGGCTactccctgctcctccttcctccccacctAATCTTTTGTCTTCAGATGCATTTTCAGCGTGTTCTTCCGGATGCAATCTATCACTGTCACAGCCTCCCGCGTCTGTGTACCACACGCTTTGCTTGGTCTCAACTTCTGACTTTACCTCTTGAGGCACATCTGAGATTTCCACCAGCCATTCTGCCTGTGCCACGCTGCGGCCCACCTTGGACACATTCCCTACCTTGGTACCATCCGTCCCACAGCTAGATGAAGACGGCCGGTCCTCCTTGAACTCCGTGCATTCTGCTGCATCTTTACTCACCATCGTCTGGCTCACTTGAACTTCTACTGCAGCCGTTTTGCTTATCTCATTGTTCCCTTCATACTCTTGCAACTTTACAATCTCAGCTTCACAAATCTCTTTTACCTTCTCAGGTGGAGTATCAGCTGGTAATTCAACCGTTACCATCAGCAAGTTCCTTATCTCATTCACATCATCAAGCGGTTCACAGTTCTTTACTTCTGACTTACTTTCTTTCTCAGGATCATCCCCAGATGCTTCTTTCCCTGTGTGTTCATCCTGGGGAGCAACTCTAATCTCAGTACTTGCTCCTtggtctttgctttctttttcactatccttttcattttcactctgCGACGGTTCTTCTGCAACCCCTTCTTCTatcttgattttcatttcagtatttcctaaaatctctgtttctgctgttctaTTAGGTGGGGAAGTCAGCTTTATCTCAACACCTTCTTCCTGCACTTcgctttctttttcagaagtcACCTTCTCCTCCGCTGCTCCTTCATGTACCTTAAGTTCTTTTTCAGGACCGACATCTCTCAATGCATTTTCAGTCCCAGACGCTACTTCTTCCTCCACAGCTTCTTGCTGTGTCTTAAGCTTTTTCTCAGTGTCCCCTACAGAGTCTGCTTTCACCATGCTTTCATTCCCCAAGGGAGTATTTCCCTCTGCAAATTCCTGTTCTGCAGGGGTAGCTGAAAGGGACTCCTGTTTGTCACTGATATCCGTAACGACCACGTCTTCGCTTTTGCTTGTCTCACTACCAACCATACTAACAGAAATGACCGCCTCTTTGTCTGATGGCTTTCCATCCTCAGGATCCTTCTCCCACAGAATCTTTTCGGTCACGATGAGCGTCTCCTCACTTTGGGTTTCAGTATCTGACGCTTCCATTCTGGCGGTAGAAGGCTTCTTAGCGGGAGTGGTTTGTGCTGACCCTGACGGGGTCTTCAGGTCAGTTAAACTGGACACGCTTTCACAGGGCAGGTTCAAGTTATCTTCAAAGAGGTTATGCTTCTTGAGGACGGCGGCTTCTTTTATCACTAAATAGAACAGAAATATGAAACTGGTTGGAAAGACTGGCAAAGGCACACTGACGAAGGTACAGCATTTCCCTGAGTTTCAAATGTCATACATTTTGATATTACAGACAacagtaatttttgttttcaatttattttcaatttgcatgtcttttttttgagggggagaggaagaatttttctgtttcGGATAATGGAACTTCAATATTGACCTAAGTTTGGAATTGTTATAATGCAGAACTACTACAGGATCTGTGGTGCAAAAAGGTAATGTTTAAATGCAGAAGTAGTTACGCTGAATACATGAAAGGAAGTGTACTCATTACATTAGACATTAGACTGATATTTTGGAATAGGAGTGCCACAAAGGGGCAGTGGACAATACAGAGAAGCTTGTCTTTTATCTTGCATGTAGATAGGCAGACCATTCCAGAGAGatacaaatatttcatatatttttatatgccATAGCACGGTTTAATTTTTGGACACACAAGCAAAGAGGACTGCAGGGAATGCTGCACTGGCAACAGTGATGTGCTGGAAATGGCATTTGGCAGTACATTTCATTTAGGGAAATTCATTTCCACTGCCATTAGATGTCACCAGGtctttgcaaataaaagcaTGATTTCACTCCTTGGCCCGGGGAATCAAGACGAAGTGAAGCTGGCATAATTACACTTTGTTAGAAATATGCTTGTGCCATGCTATCATTCTGAGTTTCCCGAGCTTAGTAATGCTGCTCTATGGATTCAGGTTTTAGGGCTTGCTGCACATTCGGTGACCTGAATCCAAACAGTGTAGCACTGTAATCCCCAGTCTTTGGAAAGCGGGGTCTTGGCTCTGAAACTGCCAAGTTAGGGCTCAGGGCAGCCCTGAAGCAATAGCTAACCACCAGCCTCTGGCCAGAAGGTTATCACTGTCACTCAAGGGCATTCTCACCTTTCAGGGTTTCTTCAAGCAGCATCTGATATAAAATCTCTTCATACACGTTCTCTACTTGGATTACACTGGTGTAATCAGCGAAAATGAACTGCTCgtatttctgcagctcctgtgcagACACACAAGAAAGGAACAGGAGAACAAAAATGCACCTACTTGAGAGATTTTGAACATCTTACTTCAATAGGGCACCTGCATCTAGCATGTCTCgcaatgctttttttcaacTATGAGCAAATGAAGTATGTATTTTCACAATTAATTATGCACTTATCAGACACAATTCTCGCACTACAATTACATTTAGAAGCACTGCAGATCATTGCCATCTGCACTATAATAAacaattctgaaagaaagagcTGGTGAGGAAACGCCTCACTGTTTGTGCAAGGAAGCAAATCTACAGGGAGCATGGGAGATACagagtttggttttgtttttttgtagcAGGTGTGTACCACACTGAGCTTAGTGGTTTAGATGTAAGAGGCTATATCCAGGCAATAATTGAGTCGTGGTCACTAGGAAGCAGCTTGGTTGTCTATAAAAAGAAAACGAAGCGAGCCCTGCCCACTAGAGGTGCCTACAGCCTAACATCTGGTAGTTTCCTAGCACAAGGGCAAGAGCAGGCTGGGCCTGTCAGCTGTGCTACACCTGCTTTCAGAGCTGGCTGCTCGCTGCTGCAGAGGCATGAACTCAGAAGGCTGGTGGGAAGTTTGCACCATCGCTGCTTCCTCCATCCCTTATGGCAAGGGCACTAGATGGGATTCCACTCTCTCTGTATTCGAGGGgatgaaatgcttttccttccttgctcaCTCTCCTGCATAGACAAGACCCGCTGACGTTGCAAAGAGTTTATACTATTGTTTTGGGGAGAGGATAGAAGGAACACCAGGGAAACAAAAGGTCAGGGAGGCAGAGACAGCTTAGGGCAGTCATCTTCCATCTGCTATAATGAGCACACAAGAGGACATGCATGGTCTGCAAGAAGGGCAAAGGCTATTTAATTTAAGCCCAGGTGAACAGCATTCCAGATGGCTCCTCATGCAGCCACACTGATACCATCTCCATGGAGTCCTGGCAGCTGTTTGCAGGGTACTGACCTACCAACAGCATAAGGGCAACAGAGATAGCCTCTGTATATTTGTTTCCTGACTGCTGACACAATTACTTCAATTCAGAATCACTGAGCGCCAGTCCACAGCCTGTTGGGTGCTCCTGTCACCCAAACAGGCATTTGGTTTTGAAAGAGGTGCTGAGCAGAGGCTATGTATGGTCACACTGGGGCCTCTCAGTGCTGAATACAGGGACAAGCTTATAACCTAACCCTGCAGCTGTCAGACAGTGAGGGAAATCTAGACTGAGGGGACTCCAGCTCCTTAGGGAACAAATGAAATGGGGATGGGCAAAGGTCTGCAGCTATGTTTGAGAAAGCAAGCTGTAAATGCAGTTTCCCTGTATGCTGAAATCTTCACATCTCCTACCCTGCTGCTATAGCAGCCCACAACCTGGCAAATCTAAATGCCATTTATCCAAATAGGCAACTCCTTGAGAGGAAACAGCTTTACACAGTTTAGGATTTACAGCCAAGGTGTTAATCTCTCCCGGCCTTTTATTAggttcttgttttttaaaatcaaagagcagaaatgtgACCTACTGGTTTGCATGTTGAAGCCAGCGTCTTCTGCATTGTGGGCAAAGTAATCTGCACCAGTGCTTCTTGAAATATCTTCTTGCGGACAGTGCTGCTGTCATAATCATATTGCtgttaaaaacagacaaaaagagaaacaagccCAATGGTGCTCAGTGTTACTCACTACTCACGGGAAGAACTGgctcttgtaactggtgactGGCAAATCCCAATGGATACCATATCACGGGCACATTCAGGAGTTTTGATTCCCACGCAGGTTACTGCATCTTGTGGAAAAACTCTCTGAGATCAGGGAAAATCTGGAATCTTTTCCCTTCATTATTTCTGCCTAGGCTAGAAACAGCCCTGTGCTTGCTCTCCCCCGGTACTCCATCACTAAGGATAGCGAATTCTAGGGGCAGGCTAATACAAAATCTAATATAAAGTGATCTACTAAGATCCACAGCTGatttaattgtaattaaaaGCGCTGCCTATGCAGATGGTCTTACAACTCTCTGCCAAGAACTAAGTTTCACCCCTCAAAATGAGCAGCTTTGCTAAAAGCCACCAAATCAGTACATCCCAGCAGAGTAAAGGTATCTTCTTTAAAATACGAAGACAAAGTCATTGACAGGTGCAACCCGAGGTCTCACTGCACGAAAGCTGTAACATTTACCTTCAGCACTCTCTGCTTGACTTTTTCAAGGGTTGTTGCGACTTTCACTGAGTCTGCCTGGCGACTCGGAGAGAACAACTGCTCAAAAGTATAAACTGCGTTTTCCATCAGctaagaagaataaaataaaataaaataaatctgttaaaGGCCAGTAACATAACATTTGGATGCACACGAAGAAGTCTGCTAAATGTAACCGCTGACTTCAATTGTATTTCTGAGAGGcgaagcagagaaaaaaaataacgtgCTTAGAATCCATACATATTGTCAAGCTCTTCAAATGAGCgtagaaggggaagaaaagcctTGTCTAGTTTAGACTGCAACACTTCTCTTACACTACTGCAAGAGCATAAGACAATAAAACGACCTCAACTCCTGTCTGAAGTTAAAAGCTGGGTCAATACCAGCATGCCTGCTGAACAGTTCTTTCAGCAACCTTCCTCAGAGCAGATTCAGTTATATTGTCCAAAAATGTCTTGCTGCTGGTACTCTCTATTTCAGTACACTAAAGTCTAACGTACAGAAATGTTGTactaaataaaggaaattaaacCTTAGCATCTTTAATCTGATATAACAGCTTTCTTGCATAGATTTAATCTCAAGTCACTGTCCAAACTGATGGCAACAAGAAGTGGAATCCAGTGGCTATCTATTAAGGCTGCAGACAAAATGAATTATCCTAACAAGAAGACTCCCATTGACTGTTATCAGATCCTACTGGTCTTGATAATTAATAATGtagataattctttttttaaaaaagttaaaaattagtagctttcctttttattaattattagtCTACATAGAAATGGAGAAGACAGAAGTTTGCTTAATCTGTGTGTGCACCAagaggcagcacagcaaagGCTTGAGCACTCCATGTGTTCCCATACAATGAACAGACACAAACAACGTAGAGTTAAGTCGGAAGCTGATTCCCAGGGAAATGACTCActtcttatttgcatttttatttgaagcaaATCATCAGCTGGTGTGCCTCTGGCGAAGCCACTAGAGCTGGTTTATTTACAGAGTGCTTCTCTCCTAAATTCCCCAAACTTGACCACTAGAGGAGGCCAAGCTCCCAAGCCTGTAACTGTGCGTTAAAGAAGAAGAATCCACCCCAGTTAGAGTTAAGCCAAATGCTTGTTTTGTATTAAAACTACATGAGAAACATCTGACCTTActtgttaataaaataaacGCCCATGGACACAAAGTGGAACTACTTActatttttatgagaaaaataacagcctcttaaagagagagaaacagtaACGGCATTAACAGAAtaacttctgctttcatttaacTTATTTATTGTGAATTTTTCCTCGTGTTCCCTTCAGAaagaagcaacaacaaaaaactaacCAAAACCCTAACTTGATTTGTATGGGATATACTTTCTGTTTAGTTCTTTGTCTTTAGTTGTGGCCTTCACTTActcaaagacattttatttgGGCAGCACTTTGGGACCGTTCTCCTAAAAGGCTCAGATATGAAATCAGAGTTTGAATTCTGATGAATTCTTTGGCAGGGTGCAGAGACACTGAGAATTCAGAATGTCAAGGTTCATGGGAAGACACGATCCATCCAAACTTGTTGTGTCTTACTGTAAGACTCGCACACAAGCAACCTCACTAATATAAGCATGAAAATGAGCTTCTAGCTGTGATTTTCTTAGATTTTGTTATCTGCACTTTGACTGATGTATATTCTGAGCCTCTTGCACAGCTCTTTATGAAGATTACTTTGAAGCAGCTTAGAAGGACAAATCTAACCCGTTCTCTCAGGAGGAATAACTGGTTTTTACAGTACCTCTTGCATGAAGTTCTGTGTCCTCTGAACCACAAAGTCAATGTGATACACCTTGAAGCGACTCTTGAGGTCATGAAGGAGCTCCTGGAGGAGATTCACTTTCAGATAGCAGGGCTCCATCTTCACAGAATTGAATGGCAGGTTCATAAGCTGATCCACATCCTGTGTTCCAGTGGAGGAAGAACAGGTTTTTTCAAAAAGCAACCAGAAGCCAATTTTTAATAGAGAACATAAGAGTGGTCATAAAACAGATTCAGATATCTACAACTGCGGTTGCACAAATACCACATGATTTTCTAGACCACAAAGCCAAGCAGTAATGTACTACCACCTGGAGAAGCAACTTCTGCTGTTAGTCAAGCTCTAGCTAGGAAGTCCTTGTGCTAATCTGAAAGGCTCCAGTTGTATTTTTGTCTTACCTCCTTTAGCTTTGCGATATCATTTGTCTTCTGGAAGTTCTGGATGATCTCATTGACTTCTTTATCAAAAAGTGAGCGAACTTCAGTGAACCCAGAACTCACGGGACCCATGAGCTCCTCCAATATGGATGTGAGGAACGGCTGG of Numida meleagris isolate 19003 breed g44 Domestic line chromosome 7, NumMel1.0, whole genome shotgun sequence contains these proteins:
- the FAM129A gene encoding protein Niban — encoded protein: MGGSASGPLDDSKCAYIRGKTEAIIKNFSPHYKRQYAVAFCKHVQDELEQHRNSQSQFLKTKPKSEAGTVLYETELLHFAEDVKKWKDRYVVIKNDYTVDCFETKEAYQKGLSPKHHIVPAGGKVLTVEEDYNLLSDKHFPDPAGLSEKETAPAFVQLPREFPVYLWQPFTRHSYYCFQEPAAQRQFSAVLSDCVRHSNYDFLKQTTYEVEAFLEAIQFFRQEKGHYGTWEMITGNEKEILSNLVMEELLPNLQTMILPKMKGKRNDRKRAWFAFVEEAYGLVQQQVAEGLSTLKEECRDFAKTLEGTIRSDMDQILNSKNFLAGKIKATVSEPAQKCCAENIQPFLTSILEELMGPVSSGFTEVRSLFDKEVNEIIQNFQKTNDIAKLKEDVDQLMNLPFNSVKMEPCYLKVNLLQELLHDLKSRFKVYHIDFVVQRTQNFMQELMENAVYTFEQLFSPSRQADSVKVATTLEKVKQRVLKQYDYDSSTVRKKIFQEALVQITLPTMQKTLASTCKPELQKYEQFIFADYTSVIQVENVYEEILYQMLLEETLKVIKEAAVLKKHNLFEDNLNLPCESVSSLTDLKTPSGSAQTTPAKKPSTARMEASDTETQSEETLIVTEKILWEKDPEDGKPSDKEAVISVSMVGSETSKSEDVVVTDISDKQESLSATPAEQEFAEGNTPLGNESMVKADSVGDTEKKLKTQQEAVEEEVASGTENALRDVGPEKELKVHEGAAEEKVTSEKESEVQEEGVEIKLTSPPNRTAETEILGNTEMKIKIEEGVAEEPSQSENEKDSEKESKDQGASTEIRVAPQDEHTGKEASGDDPEKESKSEVKNCEPLDDVNEIRNLLMVTVELPADTPPEKVKEICEAEIVKLQEYEGNNEISKTAAVEVQVSQTMVSKDAAECTEFKEDRPSSSSCGTDGTKVGNVSKVGRSVAQAEWLVEISDVPQEVKSEVETKQSVWYTDAGGCDSDRLHPEEHAENASEDKRLGGEEGGAGSSHAGLVEVGTESFFNNLAENPVATQVPIVNTEEPRAGLVDVPFLSVAEQDKARAVQVAAGAEPGESEGKPEDESSSSHVEIKSSEVNNAFTQENREDSSVQQNPEE